The proteins below are encoded in one region of Telopea speciosissima isolate NSW1024214 ecotype Mountain lineage chromosome 10, Tspe_v1, whole genome shotgun sequence:
- the LOC122641462 gene encoding beta-galactosidase 15 produces MEWSRRILFSVMCLGFVSCFSALATNVSYDGRAIKINGERRVFLSGSIHYPRSTEEMWPELIRKAKEGGLDTIETYVFWNIHEPIRRQYDFTGNKDIIRFLKTVQDAGLYAVLRIGPYVCAEWNYGGFPVWLHNMPGIELRTMNTVYTNEMQNFTTLIVDMVKKEKLFASQGGPVIIAQIENEYGNMISNYGDAGKQYLNWCANMAESLNIGVPWIMCQQSDAPPPMINTCNGWYCDDFTPTNPNTPKMWTENWTGWFKNWGGKDPHRTAEDLSYSVARFFQTGGTFQNYYMYHGGTNFGRVAGGPYITTTYDYDAPLDEFGNLNQPKWGHLKELHLLLKSMEKVLTYGDVNTIVFGNSVNATVYNTSETSSCFIGNANQTSDATITFQGTQYTIPAWSVSILPDCKKEVYNTAKVNVQTSIMVKKPNGAEDEPSSLSWEWRPEDVRDTTLQGKGTFAVNQLLEQKQATNDATDYLWYMTTVNIDKQDPIFGLDTTLKVNTTGHVLHAFVNGKHVGSQWAKIGGSNFVFEQKVKVNSGKNLIVLLSATVGLKNYGPFFDTAPTGILGAVELVAKIQNDETIIKNLSSYKWTYKVGLNGEERQLYDVQSHKKWYTEDLPINRMMTWYKTSFKAPLGTEPVVVDLQGLGKGHAWVNGQSIGRYWPSFLADEDGCSIDSQCDYRGPYSDSKCVTNCGKPSQRYYHVPRSFLHDDENTLVLFDEIGGNPSFINFKTITVGSACGNVHEGKTLELSCQGGRTISEIRFASFGDAQGTCGAFEKGTCEASIALSVIKQACVGKESCTIDASEANLGSSNCGSGITKRLAVEAIC; encoded by the exons ATGGAGTGGtcaagaagaattttattttctgtaatGTGTTTGGGTTTTGTAAGTTGTTTCTCTGCATTGGCTACAAACGTTTCTTATGATGGAAGAGCAATCAAAATTAATGGAGAAAGAAGGGTTTTCTTATCTGGTTCAATTCACTACCCACGTAGTACTGAAGAG ATGTGGCCAGAATTGATTAGAAAAGCAAAAGAAGGTGGTCTTGATACCATTGAAACTTATGTCTTTTGGAACATTCATGAGCCTATTCGTCGCcag TATGATTTCACAGGCAACAAAGACATTATTCGATTCCTCAAAACTGTCCAAGATGCTGGACTCTACGCTGTTCTTCGGATTGGACCTTATGTTTGTGCTGAATGGAATTATGG agGATTTCCTGTTTGGTTGCATAACATGCCGGGAATTGAATTGAGGACAATGAATACTGTGTATACg AATGAGATGCAAAACTTCACCACCTTGATAGTGGATAtggtaaagaaagaaaagctcTTTGCATCACAAGGAGGACCAGTGATCATTGCTCAG ATTGAGAATGAATATGGTAACATGATCTCAAATTATGGAGATGCTGGAAAACAGTACCTTAATTGGTGTGCTAATATGGCTGAATCCCTTAATATTGGTGTCCCATGGATTATGTGTCAACAAAGTGATGCTCCTCCACCTATg ATCAACACTTGTAATGGTTGGTACTGTGATGATTTCACTCCAACCAACCCTAATACTCCTAAGATGTGGACTGAGAATTGGACTGGCTG GTTTAAGAATTGGGGAGGTAAAGACCCACACAGGACTGCTGAGGATCTCTCTTATTCAGTTGCAAGGTTCTTTCAAACAGGTGGTACTTTCCAAAATTACTATATG TACCACGGCGGCACTAACTTCGGCAGGGTGGCTGGTGGTCCATATATCACCACCACTTATGATTATGATGCACCCCTTGATGAATTTG GAAATCTGAATCAACCCAAATGGGGACATCTTAAGGAGCTACATCTTCTCCTTAAATCAATGGAGAAAGTTCTCACCTATGGAGATGTGAATACTATTGTCTTCGGAAATTCTGTCAAT GCAACTGTGTACAACACAAGTGAAACATCTAGCTGCTTCATTGGCAATGCCAATCAGACCAGTGATGCCACTATTACTTTCCAAGGAACTCAATATACAATCCCTGCATGGTCTGTTAGTATCCTACCAGACTGCAAAAAGGAAGTCTATAACACTGCCAAGGTTAATGTTCAAACTTCCATAATGGTCAAGAAGCCAAATGGAGCAGAAGATGAACCCAGCAGCCTCAGCTGGGAATGGAGACCTGAAGATGTTAGGGATACTACCCTTCAAGGAAAGGGTACCTTTGCTGTCAACCAACTCTTGGAGCAAAAGCAGGCCACTAATGATGCTACTGATTACCTCTGGTACATGACCACTGTGAACATTGATAAACAAGATCCCATCTTTGGTCTTGACACAACCCTAAAAGTGAACACTACAGGCCATGTACTCCATGCCTTTGTCAATGGAAAGCATGTTGGATCTCAATGGGCTAAAATTGGAGGGTCTAATTTTGTGTTTGAGCAGAAGGTCAAGGTTAATTCTGGTAAGAATTTGATTGTATTGTTGAGTGCCACAGTTGGGTTGAAGAACTATGGTCCCTTCTTTGATACTGCGCCGACCGGAATTTTGGGAGCTGTTGAGTTGGTTGCAAAGATTCAGAACGATGAGACGATAATCAAGAACTTGTCATCATACAAGTGGACTTACAAGGTGGGTTTGAATGGAGAGGAGAGGCAGCTCTATGATGTCCAATCCCATAAGAAATGGTACACTGAGGATCTTCCAATCAACAGGATGATGACTTGGTACAAG ACTAGCTTCAAAGCTCCATTAGGAACAGAACCAGTTGTGGTGGACTTGCAAGGTTTGGGTAAGGGTCATGCTTGGGTGAATGGACAAAGCATTGGTAGATACTGGCCAAGCTTCCTTGCTGATGAAGATGGCTGCAGCATTGACTCTCAATGTGACTACCGTGGTCCCTATAGTGACAGCAAGTGTGTGACAAATTGTGGGAAACCTTCTCAAAGGTATTATCATGTACCACGCTCCTTCCTACATGATGATGAGAACACGTTGGTCTTGTTTGATGAAATTGGAGGGAACCCTTCATTTATAAATTTCAAAACCATCACTGTTGGGTCAGCTTGTGGGAATGTTCATGAAGGGAAGACATTGGAGCTGTCTTGCCAAGGTGGTAGAACCATCTCTGAGATAAGGTTTGCGAGCTTTGGTGATGCTCAAGGCACATGTGGAGCCTTTGAGAAAGGTACTTGTGAGGCATCAATTGCTTTGTCAGTCATCAAGCAAGCTTGTGTTGGGAAGGAGAGTTGTACCATTGATGCTTCAGAAGCAAATCTGGGCTCTAGCAACTGCGGCAGTGGTATCACCAAGAGACTTGCTGTGGAAGCCATCTGTTAA
- the LOC122641463 gene encoding phosphoenolpyruvate carboxylase kinase 1-like: protein MSEGLKRVYNVCEEIGQGRFGTVFRCFFPATGESFALKSIDKRLLTDSVDRECVEKESKIMQLLRGNPNIVEIVDVYEDEAYLDIVMELCDSSDLYDRISKRTFSDVEAATIMLPLMEAIAHCHRRGVAHRDIKPDNILFDSRNRLKLADFGSAEIFHDGLPMRGIVGTPYYVAPEVLSGRDYSEKVDIWSAGVILYIILAGIPPFYGDSAAEIFEAVLRGNLRFPTRIFYSVSPAAKDLLRKMLSKDVSKRFSAEQVLGHPWITSRGEATR from the exons ATGAGCGAAGGATTGAAAAGAGTCTACAACGTTTGCGAAGAGATCGGTCAGGGAAGATTCGGTACCGTTTTCCGGTGCTTCTTTCCTGCAACCGGCGAGTCCTTCGCCTTGAAATCCATCGACAAACGTCTCCTCACCGACTCCGTTGATCGAGAATGCGTCGAGAAAGAATCCAAGATCATGCAACTTCTCAGAGGAAACCCTAACATTGTTGAAATCGTCGATGTTTACGAAGATGAAGCTTATCTTGACATCGTTATGGAGCTCTGCGATTCTTCCGACCTCTACGATCGTATCTCCAAGCGTACTTTCTCTGATGTCGAAGCTGCTACTATTATGTTGCCTTTAATGGAGGCAATCGCTCATTGTCACCGGAGAGGTGTTGCTCATCGTGACATTAAGCCTGATAACATACTCTTTGACAGTCGGAACCGGTTGAAGCTGGCTGATTTTGGATCTGCTGAGATCTTTCACGACGGATTACCTATGAGGGGGATCGTTGGGACGCCTTACTATGTTGCGCCTGAGGTGCTTTCTGGGAGGGATTACAGTGAGAAGGTGGACATTTGGAGTGCGGGTGTTATTTTGTACATAATCTTAGCCGGAATCCCGCCTTTTTATGGTGACTCTGCGGCTGAGATCTTTGAGGCCGTGCTTCGTGGCAATCTCCGCTTTCCGACTCGGATCTTTTACTCCGTTTCGCCGGCGGCGAAGGATCTTCTGCGGAAGATGCTTTCAAAGGACGTCTCCAAGAGATTCTCGGCCGAGCAAGTACTCG GGCATCCATGGATCACAAGCAGAGGAGAAGCTACTCGTTGA
- the LOC122642229 gene encoding actin-depolymerizing factor produces MSFRGGANASSGMGVADYSKNTFMELKRKKVHRYVIFKIDEKKKEVVVEKTGGPAESYDDFTAALPENDCRYAVYDFDFVTSENCQKSKIFFIAWSPSISRIRSKMLYATSKDRFRRELDGIHYEIQATDPTEMDLEVIRDRAN; encoded by the exons ATGTCGTTCAGAGGAGGG GCAAATGCATCTTCTGGCATGGGAGTTGCTGATTACAGTAAAAACACATTTATGGAActgaaaaggaagaaggtgCATCGTTATGTAATTTTTAAGATtgatgaaaagaagaaggaagttgTGGTTGAGAAGACTGGAGGTCCAGCTGAGAGCTATGATGACTTCACAGCAGCACTGCCGGAGAATGACTGCCGATATGCAGTTTATGACTTTGATTTTGTCACCTCTGAGAATTGCCAAAAGAGCAAGATCTTTTTCATTGCATG GTCACCTTCCATTTCACGGATCCGGTCCAAGATGTTGTATGCCACTTCCAAGGACAGGTTCAGGCGGGAGCTTGATGGCATCCACTACGAGATTCAGGCGACTGACCCTACCGAGATGGATCTAGAAGTGATCAGAGACCGTGCAAACTGA